Proteins found in one Anaerolineales bacterium genomic segment:
- a CDS encoding roadblock/LC7 domain-containing protein, translated as MVTRQSELIRVLGSLAEDLPNPLWVALVDNDGLVVASVPPDPPAEPESFSAMTAASVMMGERVLNEIAGGNLRYTSVAGSDRQLLTVALSKERLLSIGLGPEVPPHDTFGPLSRRVPELLKALKRRYGSEL; from the coding sequence ATGGTCACTCGTCAATCGGAATTGATCCGGGTCCTGGGGAGTCTTGCCGAAGATCTCCCCAACCCGCTCTGGGTGGCGCTGGTCGACAACGACGGACTCGTCGTGGCCAGCGTGCCGCCAGATCCGCCCGCAGAGCCGGAGTCCTTCTCGGCGATGACGGCCGCCTCGGTGATGATGGGCGAGCGTGTGTTGAACGAGATCGCCGGCGGCAATCTGCGCTACACCAGCGTCGCCGGTTCGGATCGTCAACTGCTCACCGTCGCGCTCAGCAAAGAGCGTTTGCTTTCGATCGGTCTGGGGCCGGAGGTTCCCCCTCACGACACGTTTGGTCCATTGAGTCGTAGGGTTCCTGAACTACTCAAAGCGCTCAAGCGACGCTATGGGAGTGAACTGTAA
- a CDS encoding tetratricopeptide repeat protein, which yields MTDEQTPISPVVTNADPDSSMESSAVSACIECGRQDETLRIASYPYVFSLFIATFRRAYQGVWCRKHGGIKLTLAAFLSAFFGWMGLPYGLIATPGTLFKLAKGGVVPEEANAQLLKRIANLKILKGDAQGAARCLESALYVKAQDEDAQRRLSDLYRKFPAAVAQSPISDLFPTLAVLAAAAIMGGAIGVLDDLVTRFLNLSGSVDFWIVVFSWLPLIGMLFLGGVLFARLLTFVLKRMNVRQRSLGAVLAVFTALLAAYGVVGGYSLSEHVASLISGVSYGSTGETLMKTGSVLVRGGAWLLRDMLTSGMNVDLIYVAILACGFAFYLVSNLTVADRVIQWKQRLEQLRPQTAALQGGTSLVSWGALLAAALVIVVSFAFFTEVSPGTRPGSDYLDALARAEILYSAGDVPGAVQIYQEAIALNPEDPWAYSYLGWIYIQQGEYVKAEASFLDALERDPDHEDARMGYALTETALGQYAEALSYLQALIADSTDDEVRAHAYSALSDVHIGMGDDAQGLQDLQTAVSLSPNNAHLYSDLGFYYYSHAQYPEAVEAFSSALDIDTALIDSQFGMSFSLLAVEDYDAAAENFQSLLDAGVESYLAVQAYVGLGRCQTELTRPVEAIQNYESALALDPSHIGAWNLVLIEYLRVADFEKALEQSEAYIASFPASSTVYALRAIAAYMLDESDVMDEALEDALEVRGEDAYGMFFTASALSNALRFSDAEALLLEARQIDPDEDVLLISLIEVYIAEQKYDAALAGIEEYRAVSGETKDSLLSEGYLRIEQGDLDAAETALTGALALAADDWEVRNDLAFLYLQQERNEQALIEAQEALNLNPYYAPAYKNLALASYELGDVDAAMQAALESLRLNPKYDVSHYALGLCYMQQGEVDLAIAEFGTFLELYWDRPSARRFKESAEMYLQQL from the coding sequence ATGACTGACGAACAGACTCCAATCTCGCCGGTAGTAACGAACGCCGATCCCGATAGCAGTATGGAATCATCCGCTGTCTCTGCCTGCATCGAATGCGGCCGCCAGGATGAAACGCTGCGCATCGCATCTTATCCATACGTGTTCAGTTTGTTCATCGCAACCTTCCGCCGGGCGTATCAAGGGGTGTGGTGCCGGAAACACGGTGGCATAAAACTGACGCTGGCGGCTTTCCTGAGTGCTTTTTTCGGTTGGATGGGCTTACCGTATGGTTTGATCGCTACGCCGGGAACGCTCTTCAAACTGGCCAAAGGCGGCGTCGTGCCCGAAGAGGCCAATGCGCAGCTTCTGAAACGGATCGCCAATTTAAAGATACTAAAGGGGGATGCGCAGGGGGCCGCTCGATGCCTGGAGTCGGCCTTGTACGTTAAGGCGCAGGATGAAGATGCACAGCGGCGCCTTTCTGACCTCTACCGTAAATTTCCTGCAGCCGTGGCGCAGTCCCCCATCTCCGATCTGTTCCCCACGTTGGCCGTCCTTGCCGCAGCGGCCATCATGGGCGGCGCGATCGGAGTCCTCGACGATCTCGTCACCCGATTTCTAAACCTCAGCGGAAGTGTGGATTTCTGGATCGTCGTTTTCAGCTGGCTGCCGCTGATCGGAATGCTTTTCCTCGGCGGGGTGCTCTTCGCCAGACTGCTGACGTTCGTCTTGAAGCGCATGAACGTGCGCCAACGCTCGCTGGGGGCTGTGCTTGCCGTCTTTACGGCGCTGCTGGCGGCCTACGGCGTGGTTGGTGGATACAGCCTCAGCGAACACGTCGCCTCGCTCATCTCCGGAGTCAGTTACGGCTCGACCGGTGAGACCCTGATGAAGACGGGCTCGGTGCTTGTCCGCGGTGGTGCGTGGCTGCTGCGCGACATGCTCACCAGTGGGATGAATGTGGATTTGATCTACGTCGCCATCCTCGCCTGTGGGTTTGCGTTCTATCTGGTCTCCAATCTCACGGTCGCAGATCGTGTGATCCAATGGAAGCAGCGGCTCGAACAACTGCGTCCGCAAACGGCAGCACTACAGGGCGGAACCTCGCTCGTGAGCTGGGGCGCCCTGCTGGCCGCTGCGCTGGTCATCGTCGTCTCCTTTGCCTTTTTCACCGAAGTTTCACCCGGCACGAGACCGGGCAGCGATTATCTGGACGCCCTGGCGCGAGCGGAGATTTTGTACAGCGCCGGAGATGTTCCTGGAGCGGTGCAGATCTACCAGGAAGCCATCGCATTGAATCCGGAAGATCCCTGGGCTTATTCATATCTCGGATGGATCTACATTCAACAGGGTGAGTATGTGAAGGCCGAAGCATCATTCCTGGACGCCCTGGAACGCGATCCGGATCACGAGGACGCCAGGATGGGCTATGCGCTGACCGAGACTGCTTTAGGTCAGTACGCAGAGGCGCTTTCATATCTGCAGGCCCTGATTGCAGACAGCACGGATGACGAGGTGCGGGCGCATGCGTACTCCGCATTGAGCGATGTGCACATCGGCATGGGAGACGATGCGCAGGGGCTGCAGGATCTGCAGACGGCGGTCTCTTTGAGTCCCAATAACGCACATTTATACTCCGACCTGGGCTTTTACTATTATTCTCACGCCCAATACCCGGAAGCCGTGGAGGCCTTTTCCAGTGCTTTGGACATCGATACGGCGCTGATCGACTCGCAGTTCGGGATGAGCTTCAGCCTGCTTGCCGTGGAGGACTATGATGCGGCGGCGGAGAACTTCCAAAGCCTGCTCGACGCCGGCGTGGAAAGCTATCTCGCAGTCCAGGCCTACGTTGGCCTCGGACGCTGCCAGACGGAATTGACCCGGCCTGTCGAAGCCATTCAGAATTATGAGTCGGCGCTTGCCCTCGATCCGTCCCACATTGGAGCCTGGAATCTGGTGCTCATTGAGTATCTCAGAGTCGCCGATTTCGAAAAAGCGCTCGAACAATCGGAAGCGTATATCGCCAGTTTCCCTGCCTCGTCGACGGTCTACGCCCTGCGCGCCATCGCCGCGTACATGCTGGATGAATCTGACGTGATGGACGAAGCCCTGGAGGACGCGCTCGAAGTTCGAGGCGAGGACGCCTACGGCATGTTTTTCACCGCCTCCGCGCTCTCCAACGCGCTGCGATTTTCGGATGCGGAGGCGCTGCTCCTCGAAGCGCGCCAGATCGATCCGGATGAAGACGTACTCCTGATTTCACTGATCGAGGTCTACATCGCCGAGCAAAAGTACGACGCCGCGCTCGCCGGAATCGAAGAATACCGCGCCGTTTCCGGTGAAACGAAGGACTCATTGCTCTCCGAGGGATATTTACGAATCGAACAGGGCGACCTGGACGCGGCGGAAACTGCGTTGACCGGGGCCTTGGCGCTCGCTGCGGATGATTGGGAAGTGCGCAACGACCTGGCTTTCTTGTACCTGCAGCAGGAGCGCAACGAACAAGCGCTGATCGAAGCCCAGGAAGCGTTGAACTTGAATCCCTACTACGCTCCTGCCTACAAAAACCTGGCGCTTGCCTCCTACGAACTCGGAGACGTGGACGCGGCGATGCAGGCAGCGCTGGAAAGCTTACGCCTCAATCCGAAGTACGACGTCAGCCACTACGCCCTGGGTCTATGCTACATGCAGCAGGGAGAAGTGGATCTGGCGATCGCAGAGTTTGGAACTTTCCTCGAACTTTATTGGGATCGCCCCAGCGCACGGCGTTTTAAAGAGTCGGCGGAAATGTACCTGCAGCAGTTGTGA